From a region of the Thermus caldilimi genome:
- a CDS encoding amino acid ABC transporter ATP-binding protein: MDPIIRIHNLHKWFGTLHVLKGIHLEVAPGEKLVIIGPSGSGKSTLIRCINRLEDFQEGEVVVDGHNVKEERALKEVRREVGMVFQQFNLFPHMTVLENITLAPMRVRGWSRERAERKALELLERVGILDQARKYPGQLSGGQQQRVAIARALAMEPKVMLFDEPTSALDPEMVGEVLDVMRDLARGGMTMLVVTHEMGFAREVADRVIFMDGGQIVEEGRPEGIFSSPREERTRAFLQRVLHH; the protein is encoded by the coding sequence ATGGACCCCATCATCCGCATCCACAACCTGCACAAGTGGTTTGGTACCCTGCACGTGCTCAAGGGGATCCATTTGGAGGTGGCCCCTGGGGAGAAGCTGGTGATCATCGGTCCCTCGGGCTCGGGGAAGAGCACCCTGATCCGCTGCATCAACCGCCTGGAGGACTTCCAGGAGGGGGAGGTGGTGGTGGACGGCCACAACGTGAAGGAGGAGCGGGCCCTCAAGGAGGTGCGGCGGGAGGTGGGGATGGTCTTCCAGCAGTTCAACCTCTTCCCCCACATGACGGTGCTGGAGAACATCACCCTGGCCCCCATGCGGGTGAGGGGCTGGTCCCGGGAGCGGGCGGAGCGGAAGGCCTTGGAGCTTTTGGAGCGGGTGGGGATCCTGGACCAGGCGAGGAAGTACCCGGGGCAGCTATCCGGGGGCCAGCAGCAGCGGGTGGCCATAGCCCGGGCCTTGGCCATGGAGCCCAAGGTGATGCTGTTTGACGAGCCCACCAGTGCGTTGGACCCGGAGATGGTGGGGGAGGTGTTGGACGTGATGCGGGACCTGGCCCGAGGGGGTATGACCATGCTGGTGGTGACCCACGAGATGGGGTTTGCCCGGGAGGTGGCGGACCGGGTGATCTTCATGGACGGGGGTCAGATTGTGGAGGAGGGGAGGCCGGAGGGGATCTTCTCCTCCCCCAGGGAGGAGAGGACCCGGGCCTTCCTGCAACGGGTCTTGCACCATTAG
- a CDS encoding amino acid ABC transporter permease: MRLIRALFGSPGNALLTLLLLALLYALGKALLLWALGAQWWVVTENLRYLFVGQMPPELTWRAWVTLLAGLVALAGWLGRLGILPLPKAGWVLVVGIGAGILALPLPVTLWSGLFLSLLLSLSAMALAFPLGVALAFARQSRLVGLRLLAIAYIEAVRGVPLVSLLFLAFVTLPLFLPEDFRLPQVVRALLAFTLFAAAYLAENVRGGLQAVPKGQWEAAHSLGLSSFQAALYVVLPQALRAVVPALVGQFISLFKDTSLVALIGILDLMGVARAVLANPRNVGLEREVYLFLAVVYLVVSGAFSYVGRLVERRMGLGVR; encoded by the coding sequence ATGAGGCTCATCCGCGCCCTTTTCGGTTCCCCCGGCAACGCCCTCCTCACCCTTCTTCTGCTGGCTCTCCTGTACGCCTTGGGCAAGGCCCTTCTCCTTTGGGCCCTGGGGGCCCAGTGGTGGGTGGTGACGGAAAACCTCCGCTACTTGTTCGTGGGTCAGATGCCCCCCGAGCTCACCTGGAGGGCCTGGGTTACCCTGCTGGCCGGGCTTGTTGCCCTGGCGGGATGGCTGGGAAGGCTGGGGATCCTGCCCCTGCCCAAGGCGGGCTGGGTGCTGGTGGTAGGGATAGGAGCGGGAATTCTGGCCCTGCCCCTCCCCGTAACCCTATGGAGCGGGCTTTTTCTCTCCCTCCTCCTCTCCCTCAGCGCCATGGCCCTGGCCTTCCCCTTGGGGGTGGCCCTGGCCTTTGCCCGGCAAAGCCGGCTCGTGGGGCTTCGGCTCCTGGCCATCGCCTACATCGAGGCCGTGAGGGGGGTACCCCTGGTTTCCCTTCTCTTCCTGGCCTTCGTGACCCTCCCCCTCTTCCTTCCCGAGGACTTCCGGCTTCCCCAGGTGGTCAGGGCCCTCCTGGCCTTTACCCTCTTCGCCGCCGCCTACCTGGCGGAAAACGTGCGGGGCGGTCTGCAAGCGGTGCCCAAGGGGCAGTGGGAGGCGGCCCACAGCCTGGGCCTGAGCTCCTTCCAGGCGGCCCTTTACGTGGTCCTGCCCCAGGCCCTCAGGGCGGTGGTCCCCGCCCTGGTGGGCCAGTTCATCTCCCTCTTCAAGGACACCTCCCTGGTGGCCCTCATCGGCATCCTGGACCTCATGGGGGTGGCCAGGGCGGTGCTGGCCAATCCGAGAAACGTGGGTCTGGAGCGGGAGGTTTACCTGTTTCTGGCAGTGGTCTACCTGGTGGTGTCGGGCGCCTTCTCCTACGTGGGAAGGCTGGTGGAACGGCGCATGGGACTCGGCGTGAGGTAG
- a CDS encoding amino acid ABC transporter permease, which translates to MPRLRDLVLQALVFGLVAWGLAYLVGTAKARMAAQGIPFSFAFLSQEAGFSLSEGVTWSQGEGLRPYYPSDTYWQALLAGFFNTLRVTVLGLVAASLLGLLVAMGRLSGNPLARGLAFGYVELVRNTPLLLQLFVWYFGLLLKLPPWEKGLALGGAYLSQRGLVLPEVTLAPGALGLLGAVLLGYALRKAGRWAWIGPLLALVAAWLVLGPPIRLVPVEVGPFGPRGGTSLTPEFAALLFGLTVYTSAFIAEVIRGAILAVPRGQWEAGLSLGLSPRDTFFLVILPQAVRIAVPPLANQYLNLAKNTSLGVGVGYPDLFSVYSTVANQSGRSLEAILLVMGVYLSLSLGISALVNVYNRRVALRWKL; encoded by the coding sequence ATGCCTCGCCTAAGGGACCTGGTCCTCCAGGCACTGGTCTTCGGGCTGGTGGCCTGGGGGCTGGCTTACCTGGTGGGGACGGCCAAGGCCCGCATGGCCGCCCAGGGCATCCCTTTCAGCTTCGCCTTCCTCTCCCAGGAGGCGGGCTTCTCCCTCTCCGAGGGGGTCACCTGGTCGCAGGGCGAGGGCCTTAGGCCCTACTACCCCTCGGACACCTACTGGCAGGCCTTGCTGGCGGGCTTTTTCAACACCCTTAGGGTAACGGTTCTGGGGCTTGTGGCCGCAAGCCTCCTGGGCCTCCTGGTGGCCATGGGCCGCTTATCCGGCAATCCCTTGGCCCGGGGACTGGCCTTCGGCTACGTGGAGCTGGTGCGCAACACCCCGCTTCTCCTCCAGCTTTTTGTGTGGTACTTCGGCCTCCTCCTCAAGCTTCCCCCTTGGGAGAAGGGGCTGGCCCTCGGGGGGGCCTATCTATCCCAGCGGGGCTTGGTTCTGCCTGAAGTTACCCTGGCTCCCGGAGCCCTGGGGCTCCTCGGGGCCGTCCTCTTGGGGTATGCCCTGCGCAAGGCCGGGAGGTGGGCATGGATCGGGCCCCTCCTGGCCCTTGTTGCGGCCTGGCTGGTCCTGGGGCCGCCCATCCGGCTCGTCCCGGTGGAGGTGGGGCCCTTTGGCCCCAGGGGTGGGACCTCCCTGACCCCGGAGTTCGCCGCCCTCCTCTTTGGCCTCACGGTGTACACCTCGGCCTTCATCGCCGAGGTGATCCGCGGGGCCATCCTGGCGGTGCCCAGGGGGCAGTGGGAGGCGGGTTTAAGCCTGGGGCTTTCCCCCAGGGATACCTTCTTCCTCGTGATCCTCCCCCAGGCGGTGCGCATCGCCGTTCCCCCCCTGGCCAACCAGTACCTGAACCTGGCCAAGAACACCTCCCTGGGGGTGGGGGTGGGGTATCCCGACCTCTTCTCCGTCTACTCCACGGTGGCCAACCAGTCCGGGAGGAGCCTCGAGGCCATCCTCCTGGTCATGGGGGTGTACCTGAGCCTGAGCCTGGGCATCAGTGCCCTGGTCAACGTCTACAACCGCCGCGTGGCCCTGAGGTGGAAGCTATGA
- a CDS encoding amino acid ABC transporter substrate-binding protein has translation MKRWLVGLLVLAILAMAPSWAQQSRMDLVKSRGKLICGVNAVLPGFGFLDQKTGKYTGFDVEFCRAVAAAIFGDPDKVDYVPLDARVRFQAVQNGEVDVAFRNTTVTANRDGALGVDFLPVTFYDGQGVMVRKGRANSLRELEGATFCTTQGTTNEKNISDYIRAKRWRNTKLLTFEDGAKVMAAFLQGRCDAFTADKSQLVGFRATAPNPEELVILKETISKEPLAGFVRENDSRWRDALAWIVYATIQAEEYGITSKNLDSFLKSDVPEIRRFLGLEGTLGQDLGLPKDFTVRVIRAVGNYGEIYDRFFGAKSPFHIPRTGTLNALQRFGGLMYSPPFR, from the coding sequence ATGAAGCGTTGGTTGGTTGGTTTGTTGGTTCTAGCCATCCTGGCCATGGCCCCATCCTGGGCCCAGCAATCCCGCATGGATCTGGTCAAGTCCCGGGGAAAGCTCATCTGCGGCGTGAACGCCGTACTGCCCGGGTTCGGCTTCCTGGACCAGAAAACCGGCAAGTACACAGGCTTTGACGTGGAGTTTTGCCGGGCGGTGGCCGCCGCCATCTTCGGGGACCCGGACAAGGTGGATTACGTTCCCTTGGACGCCCGCGTCCGCTTCCAGGCGGTCCAGAACGGTGAGGTGGACGTGGCCTTCCGCAACACCACCGTCACCGCCAACCGGGACGGGGCCCTGGGGGTGGACTTCCTCCCCGTCACCTTCTACGACGGCCAGGGCGTAATGGTGCGCAAGGGCCGGGCCAACAGCCTGAGGGAGCTGGAAGGGGCCACCTTCTGCACCACCCAGGGCACCACCAACGAGAAGAACATCTCCGACTACATCCGGGCCAAGCGTTGGCGGAACACCAAGCTGCTCACCTTTGAGGACGGGGCCAAGGTGATGGCCGCTTTCCTCCAGGGCAGGTGCGACGCCTTTACCGCCGACAAGTCGCAGCTGGTGGGGTTCCGGGCCACGGCCCCCAACCCCGAGGAGCTGGTCATCCTCAAGGAAACCATCTCCAAGGAGCCCTTGGCGGGGTTCGTGCGCGAGAACGACTCCCGTTGGCGGGATGCCCTCGCCTGGATTGTGTACGCCACCATTCAGGCGGAGGAATACGGCATCACCAGCAAGAACCTGGATAGTTTCTTGAAATCCGATGTGCCCGAGATCCGGCGGTTCCTGGGCCTCGAGGGGACCTTGGGCCAGGACCTCGGCCTCCCTAAGGACTTCACCGTGCGGGTGATCCGGGCCGTGGGCAACTACGGGGAGATCTACGACCGGTTCTTCGGTGCCAAGAGCCCCTTCCACATACCGCGCACCGGCACCCTGAACGCCCTGCAGCGCTTTGGCGGCCTCATGTACAGCCCTCCCTTCCGCTAA
- a CDS encoding urease accessory protein UreD — translation MKRPEPKRVHSLEIHLVYRGGRTLVQRAHSSGALRILRPFDLGDRILLQLITLGPGLLDGDLFRIEVHLGPGAKALLVNQSAGKVHPGLARQEVVIQAAQESELEFYPGLSILFPRAALEQRTRVWLEPGARFGLLETWALGRIARGEAWDFVFLDARTDVDQGSIPLFRDALLLSPLNASQPGFMEGRPYLASGFWTWPAPDPGMELGGTWALAWSSTAQGHLVLRGTASEGAGLLGALTDRLYGFRQSWGLVRVDLGRYSSAWAGSGATPISFPDQPQTSCGKTGCELPSPRAPSPR, via the coding sequence TTGAAGAGGCCTGAGCCTAAGAGGGTCCACTCCCTCGAGATCCATCTGGTCTACCGTGGTGGAAGGACCCTGGTGCAACGGGCCCATTCCTCAGGAGCCCTCCGCATCCTCCGCCCCTTCGACCTAGGGGACAGGATCCTTCTTCAGCTCATCACCCTGGGCCCTGGCCTCCTGGACGGCGACCTTTTCCGCATCGAGGTGCACCTGGGGCCAGGAGCCAAGGCGCTTTTGGTGAACCAATCCGCAGGGAAGGTCCATCCAGGACTTGCGCGTCAAGAGGTGGTGATCCAAGCCGCCCAGGAAAGCGAATTGGAGTTCTACCCGGGGCTCTCCATCCTGTTCCCCCGAGCAGCCCTGGAACAACGAACAAGGGTCTGGCTGGAACCCGGTGCCCGCTTTGGCCTTTTGGAAACCTGGGCCTTGGGCCGGATTGCGAGAGGCGAGGCATGGGACTTCGTCTTCTTAGACGCACGCACCGACGTGGACCAAGGCTCCATCCCCCTGTTCCGGGACGCCCTCCTGCTCAGTCCCCTCAACGCCAGCCAGCCTGGGTTCATGGAAGGACGCCCTTACCTGGCGAGCGGGTTCTGGACCTGGCCTGCCCCCGACCCGGGCATGGAACTTGGGGGAACCTGGGCACTGGCCTGGAGTTCCACCGCCCAGGGGCACCTGGTGCTTCGCGGCACAGCCAGCGAAGGCGCGGGCCTACTCGGGGCGCTCACGGACCGTCTCTACGGGTTCCGCCAGAGCTGGGGACTGGTGAGGGTGGACCTTGGCCGGTACTCCAGCGCTTGGGCAGGTTCGGGAGCTACCCCTATTTCGTTCCCGGATCAACCACAAACTTCCTGCGGCAAAACCGGGTGCGAACTCCCATCCCCGAGAGCCCCAAGCCCCCGTTGA
- the ureG gene encoding urease accessory protein UreG, producing the protein MRPVKIGVAGPVGSGKTALIDRLCKAMRDRYSLAVITNDIYTYEDAEFLVRSGALPPERIKGVQTGGCPHTAIREDPSVNQEAVEEMLTRFPDLDILFLESGGDNLAAAFSPELVDVFIYVIDVAGGDKIPRKGGPGIVRSDLLVINKIDLAPFVGADLSVMARDAKRQRGERPFVFTNLQTGKGLDEILAWIRREVLFEEA; encoded by the coding sequence GTGCGACCGGTGAAGATTGGCGTCGCTGGCCCTGTGGGATCAGGGAAAACCGCCTTGATCGACCGTTTGTGCAAGGCCATGCGGGACCGTTACTCCCTGGCGGTCATCACCAATGACATCTACACGTACGAGGACGCGGAGTTCCTGGTGCGTTCAGGCGCCCTACCGCCCGAACGCATCAAAGGCGTCCAGACGGGTGGCTGCCCCCACACGGCCATCCGCGAGGACCCCTCCGTCAACCAGGAAGCGGTGGAGGAAATGCTGACCCGCTTCCCCGACCTGGACATTCTGTTCCTGGAATCCGGCGGGGACAACCTCGCCGCCGCCTTCAGCCCCGAGCTTGTGGATGTGTTCATCTATGTGATCGATGTGGCCGGGGGGGATAAGATCCCGCGCAAGGGAGGTCCCGGCATCGTGCGCAGCGACCTCTTGGTCATCAACAAAATCGACCTTGCCCCCTTCGTGGGGGCCGATCTCAGCGTGATGGCACGGGATGCCAAGAGGCAGCGGGGAGAGCGTCCCTTCGTTTTCACCAACCTCCAAACGGGAAAGGGACTGGATGAAATCCTGGCTTGGATTCGCCGAGAGGTCCTTTTTGAAGAGGCCTGA
- a CDS encoding urease accessory protein UreF — MGGTLLLLRLQQILDSQFPIGAFAHSWGLEAYAQGGNLSQRALYDLLYASLTQGSVGLEGAACALAHSRAGRPKELLELAHQLAAWTPIAGPRETSLRLGGRLLRILSRLYGLAWPSSVPPHQSLVTGWALARLGLPLSLALPLYLQSSLMALLAAAIRSMALSPEAAQEILTQLQPHIATKAMAILKDPDGHFHTATPGWDFWAAVQPHLETRLFLS; from the coding sequence ATGGGGGGAACGCTCTTGCTCCTGCGCTTGCAGCAGATCCTTGACTCCCAGTTCCCCATCGGAGCTTTCGCCCACTCGTGGGGTCTGGAGGCCTACGCTCAAGGGGGAAACCTGTCCCAACGGGCCCTATATGACCTTCTCTATGCCAGCTTAACCCAAGGCAGCGTGGGCCTCGAGGGGGCGGCTTGCGCCCTGGCCCACTCCCGAGCAGGTCGTCCCAAAGAGCTATTGGAGCTTGCCCACCAGCTCGCAGCTTGGACACCCATAGCGGGCCCCAGGGAAACCAGCTTGCGGCTAGGTGGACGACTCCTCCGCATTCTCAGCCGCCTCTACGGTTTGGCCTGGCCCTCTTCCGTTCCTCCCCACCAATCCCTGGTCACAGGCTGGGCCCTCGCCCGGTTGGGCTTGCCCCTATCCCTCGCCTTGCCCCTATACCTGCAAAGCAGCCTGATGGCCTTATTGGCCGCAGCCATACGGAGCATGGCCCTTTCACCCGAAGCCGCCCAAGAAATCCTTACCCAGCTTCAGCCACACATCGCAACCAAGGCCATGGCCATCCTCAAAGACCCTGACGGCCACTTCCACACGGCCACACCGGGTTGGGATTTCTGGGCGGCGGTGCAACCCCATTTGGAAACCCGTCTCTTCTTGTCGTGA
- a CDS encoding urease accessory protein UreE: MEPILITTLPDAGNREQGLETVPIPLTAADRRRVRRLLTAPDGQAFYLALPTGTVLRPGTVLWAGGGKAYMVTAAEEDLLRVRPRTLREAAQVGHLLGNLHRDMVAEGRFIYALWDEGLYHRLRQKGFAVERVQGPFVGNAPGEHAH; this comes from the coding sequence ATGGAACCGATTCTAATCACAACGCTACCCGATGCCGGCAACCGTGAGCAAGGCCTTGAAACCGTACCGATTCCCTTGACCGCAGCCGACCGCAGAAGGGTACGCCGTCTCCTGACCGCTCCGGACGGTCAGGCCTTCTACCTCGCCCTGCCGACGGGAACCGTGTTGCGCCCAGGCACCGTGCTCTGGGCTGGTGGGGGCAAAGCGTATATGGTAACGGCGGCGGAAGAGGATCTCCTCCGGGTCAGGCCACGAACCCTTAGGGAGGCCGCCCAGGTAGGCCACCTCTTGGGCAACCTCCACAGGGACATGGTTGCGGAAGGAAGGTTTATCTACGCCCTCTGGGACGAAGGCCTTTACCATCGGCTTAGGCAAAAGGGCTTTGCGGTCGAGCGGGTCCAAGGGCCATTCGTGGGGAACGCCCCAGGGGAGCACGCCCACTAG